Proteins encoded together in one Micromonospora kangleipakensis window:
- a CDS encoding zinc-binding dehydrogenase: MVNWVVSLAGPRCVSLEPCPADPLGPGQVRVRTCYSGISAGTELTLYRGSNPRLSKDWDDATRMFVPRQAPAAYPVIGFGYEEVGEIVEVAADVADRHPGQVVWGIWGHRAEAVVPAGAVQPLARGLDPLTAVFARPGAIALTAVLAGDLHLGDWVGVFGQGVIGLLATRLAALSGARVVAVDRVPARLDFATRFGARRVVDAAVDSAAAVLHGATDGRGADVCLELSGSYPALHEAIRATTHAGRVVAAGFYQGYALGLGLGEEFHHNRIQLVAAQISGPTPAPGTAGRWTGPRIAHTFMDLVAEGSVDPLPLVSHVVDAGAVADALALLDRGDGDVLQVVLRF; this comes from the coding sequence ATGGTCAACTGGGTGGTCTCGCTGGCCGGGCCCCGATGCGTCAGCCTGGAGCCCTGCCCCGCTGATCCGCTCGGCCCGGGCCAGGTTCGCGTCCGCACCTGCTACTCCGGCATCTCGGCCGGCACCGAACTGACCCTCTACCGGGGCAGCAATCCGCGACTCAGCAAGGACTGGGACGACGCCACCCGGATGTTCGTGCCGCGCCAGGCACCCGCCGCCTACCCCGTCATCGGCTTCGGCTACGAGGAGGTCGGCGAGATCGTCGAGGTCGCCGCCGACGTCGCCGACCGGCATCCCGGGCAGGTCGTCTGGGGCATCTGGGGGCACCGGGCCGAGGCCGTCGTGCCGGCCGGCGCGGTCCAGCCGCTGGCCCGCGGGCTCGACCCGCTCACCGCCGTCTTCGCCCGTCCCGGCGCGATCGCCCTCACTGCGGTGCTCGCCGGCGACCTGCACCTCGGCGACTGGGTGGGGGTCTTCGGTCAGGGGGTGATCGGCCTGCTCGCCACCCGGCTGGCCGCCCTCTCCGGCGCCCGGGTGGTCGCGGTCGACCGGGTGCCCGCCCGGCTGGACTTCGCCACCCGCTTCGGCGCCCGGCGGGTCGTCGACGCCGCCGTCGACTCCGCCGCCGCCGTGCTCCACGGAGCCACCGACGGTCGCGGCGCGGACGTCTGCCTGGAGCTGTCCGGGTCGTACCCGGCGCTGCACGAGGCGATCCGCGCCACCACCCACGCCGGCCGCGTCGTGGCCGCCGGCTTCTACCAGGGGTACGCCCTCGGGCTGGGACTCGGCGAGGAGTTCCACCACAACCGGATCCAGCTGGTGGCGGCCCAGATCTCCGGGCCCACCCCGGCACCCGGCACGGCCGGCCGGTGGACCGGGCCCCGGATCGCCCACACCTTCATGGACCTGGTGGCCGAGGGCAGCGTCGACCCGCTGCCGCTGGTGAGCCACGTCGTCGACGCGGGCGCGGTGGCCGACGCGCTCGCGTTGCTCGACCGCGGTGACGGTGACGTCCTCCAAGTCGTGCTGAGGTTCTGA
- a CDS encoding ABC transporter substrate-binding protein has translation MSLPPTRLLATTLIMAFAGVGMVACSGDEQKSDSSQITVWSLEDVADRVTATKAIISDFTAKTGVKVNLVTVNEDQFPSLIASSAAAGELPDVVGSVSLAGIQTLAGNELLHESANAEIVDKLGRDTFSPRALELTSDGGKQLSVPSDGWGQLLVYRKDLFDAAGLPAPDTYEKIAAAAAKLNTGGVAGITAATSPGDVFTQQTFEHLALANNCQLTDDSGAVKLDSPECVEAFRFYGDLMRNHSVKGAQDVDTTRATYFAGKAAMLIWSPFILDELAGLRADAKPTCPQCQQDPTFLAKNSAFVTAIKGPNGTEPAQYGEISSWAVLDGAAADPAKSFVEYLLSDGYPRWFGMSPEGRFPVRKGTADDKEKFLTAWNTSQAGVDTKKPLSAVYGDDVLATLRKSPDTFQRWGLPQGQGKLVGAILGELPVPKALADVIGGKSDAAAAAARAKKDVEAVKKGVN, from the coding sequence ATGTCATTACCTCCGACGCGGTTGCTGGCCACCACCCTGATCATGGCATTTGCCGGGGTGGGAATGGTGGCCTGCAGCGGCGATGAGCAGAAAAGCGACAGTTCACAGATCACGGTGTGGAGCCTGGAGGACGTGGCCGACCGGGTCACGGCGACCAAGGCGATCATCAGCGACTTCACCGCCAAGACCGGCGTCAAGGTCAACCTGGTCACCGTCAACGAGGACCAGTTCCCCTCCCTCATCGCCTCCAGCGCCGCCGCCGGCGAGCTCCCCGACGTGGTCGGCTCCGTCTCCCTCGCCGGCATCCAGACCCTCGCCGGCAACGAGCTGCTGCACGAGTCGGCCAACGCCGAGATCGTCGACAAGCTCGGCCGGGACACCTTCTCCCCCCGGGCGCTGGAGCTGACCTCCGACGGCGGAAAGCAGCTCTCCGTCCCCAGTGACGGGTGGGGCCAGCTCCTCGTCTACCGCAAGGACCTCTTCGACGCCGCCGGCCTGCCCGCCCCCGACACGTACGAGAAGATCGCCGCCGCCGCGGCGAAGCTCAACACCGGCGGCGTCGCCGGCATCACCGCGGCCACCTCCCCCGGCGACGTCTTCACCCAGCAGACCTTCGAGCACCTCGCCCTGGCCAACAACTGTCAGCTCACCGACGACTCCGGCGCGGTCAAGCTCGACTCCCCCGAGTGCGTCGAGGCGTTCCGCTTCTACGGCGACCTGATGCGCAACCACTCGGTCAAGGGCGCGCAGGACGTGGACACCACCCGGGCCACCTACTTCGCCGGCAAGGCGGCGATGCTGATCTGGTCGCCGTTCATCCTCGACGAGCTGGCCGGGCTGCGCGCCGACGCCAAACCGACCTGCCCGCAGTGCCAGCAGGACCCGACGTTCCTCGCCAAGAACAGCGCCTTCGTCACCGCCATCAAGGGCCCCAACGGGACCGAACCGGCCCAGTACGGCGAGATCAGCTCGTGGGCGGTCCTCGACGGCGCCGCGGCCGACCCGGCCAAGTCGTTCGTGGAGTACCTGCTCTCCGACGGCTACCCGCGCTGGTTCGGCATGTCCCCCGAGGGTCGGTTCCCGGTCCGCAAGGGCACCGCGGACGACAAGGAGAAGTTCCTCACCGCCTGGAACACCAGCCAGGCCGGCGTGGACACCAAGAAGCCGCTCTCCGCGGTGTACGGCGACGACGTGCTCGCCACCCTGCGCAAGAGCCCGGACACCTTCCAGCGCTGGGGCCTGCCCCAGGGCCAGGGCAAGCTGGTCGGCGCCATCCTCGGCGAGCTACCCGTACCGAAGGCGCTCGCCGACGTGATCGGCGGCAAGTCCGACGCCGCCGCGGCGGCGGCCCGGGCGAAGAAGGACGTCGAGGCGGTCAAGAAGGGCGTCAATTGA
- the eccB gene encoding type VII secretion protein EccB, which produces MPSRQDQLHSYQFTVQRAVAALVMRETDPVQSPFRRLAGAGLASVLVAVIGLGGFALYGLFAGGGSSWRDSGAVIVEKESGARFVYREQRLHPVLNYASALLIIGADRPKTVLVSRRSIEGVPRGLPLGIADAPDSLPAPGRLSTAPWTVCSVSSTEAGRTEPRSALLIGRDATGGRALGEQGLLLRHPDGSLHLLWHDRRYLLRDTDRVLAALAATRERAVPVAPALLNTVPAGADLAPPTVRGLGDRSAGVTGATVGDVYLVRNSGGGRQYAVAERDGLAGITELQAGLLLARTGQGEPKPITLGRFAALPKLPDRVPSGPTAPPPAPPRLATVDGGAVCVRVGDDTGVRDVRVGGTPPDLAAAARTPAGRGGVLADQVVVEPGRGAVVEAAAAPGASGGAVSVVTDLGRRYVLADGAVLGMLGYSGVRPVRLPASLVSLVPAGSPLDPASARAVAAPA; this is translated from the coding sequence ATGCCGTCGCGGCAGGACCAGCTCCACTCGTACCAGTTCACCGTGCAGCGGGCGGTCGCCGCGCTGGTGATGCGGGAGACCGACCCCGTCCAGTCGCCGTTCCGGCGGCTGGCCGGCGCGGGCCTGGCCAGCGTGCTGGTCGCGGTGATCGGCCTCGGCGGCTTCGCCCTCTACGGCCTCTTCGCCGGTGGCGGCAGCTCCTGGCGAGACTCCGGCGCGGTGATCGTGGAGAAGGAGTCCGGCGCCCGGTTCGTCTACCGTGAGCAGCGGCTGCACCCGGTGCTCAACTACGCCTCCGCCCTGCTCATCATCGGCGCCGACCGGCCGAAGACCGTGCTGGTCTCCCGGCGCTCGATCGAGGGCGTGCCGCGCGGGCTGCCGCTGGGCATCGCCGACGCGCCGGACTCGCTCCCCGCGCCCGGTCGGCTCTCCACCGCGCCGTGGACGGTCTGCTCGGTCAGCTCGACCGAGGCCGGGCGGACCGAGCCGCGCTCCGCGCTGCTGATCGGCCGGGACGCCACCGGCGGTCGCGCCCTCGGCGAGCAGGGTCTGCTGCTGCGGCACCCGGACGGCAGCCTGCACCTGCTCTGGCACGACCGGCGCTACCTGCTCCGCGACACCGACCGGGTGCTGGCGGCGCTGGCCGCGACCCGGGAGCGGGCGGTGCCGGTGGCGCCCGCTCTGCTCAACACCGTGCCGGCCGGCGCCGACCTGGCCCCGCCGACGGTACGCGGCCTCGGCGACCGCTCCGCCGGGGTCACCGGCGCCACCGTCGGCGACGTCTACCTGGTGCGCAACTCCGGCGGCGGCCGGCAGTACGCGGTGGCCGAGCGGGACGGCCTGGCCGGCATCACCGAACTCCAGGCCGGGCTGCTGCTCGCCCGCACCGGCCAGGGCGAGCCGAAGCCGATCACCCTGGGCCGGTTCGCCGCCCTGCCCAAGCTGCCCGACCGGGTCCCCAGCGGGCCGACCGCGCCGCCCCCCGCCCCGCCCCGGCTGGCGACCGTCGACGGCGGCGCGGTCTGCGTCCGGGTCGGCGACGACACCGGCGTACGCGACGTGCGGGTGGGCGGCACCCCGCCGGACCTCGCCGCCGCCGCGCGGACCCCGGCCGGCCGGGGCGGTGTCCTCGCCGACCAGGTGGTGGTCGAGCCCGGGCGCGGCGCGGTGGTGGAGGCGGCGGCGGCGCCGGGCGCGTCCGGCGGCGCGGTCTCCGTGGTCACCGACCTGGGCCGGCGGTACGTGCTCGCCGACGGCGCGGTGCTCGGCATGCTCGGCTACTCCGGCGTCCGCCCGGTGCGGCTGCCGGCGAGCCTGGTCAGCCTGGTCCCGGCGGGCAGCCCGCTCGACCCCGCCTCCGCCCGCGCGGTCGCCGCCCCGGCCTGA
- a CDS encoding metal-sensitive transcriptional regulator, with protein MKLRPEMTGEALTRLKRARGQLNAVIEMMESGQDCREALTQLAAVSKAIDRAGFKIIASGMRHCNAARERGETPEMTEEELEKLFLSLA; from the coding sequence GTGAAGCTACGACCGGAGATGACCGGCGAGGCGTTGACCCGGCTCAAGCGGGCCCGGGGGCAACTCAACGCGGTGATCGAGATGATGGAGAGCGGGCAGGACTGCCGGGAGGCGCTGACCCAGCTCGCCGCCGTGTCCAAGGCGATCGACCGGGCCGGCTTCAAGATCATCGCGTCGGGGATGCGGCACTGCAACGCCGCGCGGGAGCGTGGCGAGACCCCGGAGATGACCGAGGAGGAGCTCGAGAAGCTCTTCCTCTCCCTCGCCTGA
- a CDS encoding carbohydrate ABC transporter permease, with product MDRDRFETVSLRWLRRLVIAAFLIVTVLPFWYMLVLSVRPIERLLLDPGSLWVPVSEFTVATYAEVLKAAEDGGQGFLTFIRNSGLVALAATLLTLVVAIPGAYAVSRLRFFGRRQVNALFLAVYLFPSIVIAIPLFVVFTRVGLRGSLFGLVLVYISQTLPVSVYMLKNYFETIPVSLEESAAIDGAGRLGIIRRVSLPLAAPSIMAVALYDFMIAWNEFLFALLFLVDKPNRWTVSLGLSLLSDGVEVPKTVLMAGSVILTLPIVILFFASERLLTEGLTIGAEKG from the coding sequence ATGGACCGGGACCGGTTCGAGACGGTCAGCCTGCGCTGGCTGCGCCGGCTGGTGATCGCCGCCTTCCTGATCGTCACCGTGCTGCCCTTCTGGTACATGCTGGTGCTCTCGGTGCGCCCCATCGAACGCCTGCTGCTCGACCCCGGCTCGCTGTGGGTGCCGGTCAGCGAGTTCACCGTCGCCACGTACGCCGAGGTGCTCAAGGCCGCCGAGGACGGCGGCCAGGGGTTCCTCACCTTCATCCGCAACAGCGGCTTGGTGGCGCTGGCCGCCACGCTGCTGACCCTGGTGGTCGCCATCCCCGGCGCGTACGCGGTGTCCCGGCTGCGGTTCTTCGGCCGGCGACAGGTCAACGCCCTCTTCCTCGCCGTCTACCTCTTCCCGTCCATCGTCATCGCCATCCCGCTCTTCGTGGTCTTCACCCGCGTCGGGCTGCGCGGCTCGCTGTTCGGGCTGGTGCTGGTCTACATCTCGCAGACCCTGCCGGTCTCGGTCTACATGCTGAAGAACTACTTCGAGACGATTCCGGTCAGCCTGGAGGAGTCCGCAGCCATCGACGGCGCCGGTCGGCTCGGCATCATCCGGCGGGTCAGCCTCCCCCTCGCGGCGCCGTCGATCATGGCGGTCGCCCTCTACGACTTCATGATCGCCTGGAACGAGTTCCTCTTCGCGCTGCTCTTCCTGGTGGACAAGCCGAACCGGTGGACGGTGTCGCTGGGGCTGTCGCTGCTCTCCGACGGCGTCGAGGTGCCGAAGACCGTGCTGATGGCGGGATCGGTGATCCTCACCCTGCCCATCGTGATCCTCTTCTTCGCCAGCGAGCGGCTGCTCACCGAGGGGCTGACCATCGGGGCGGAGAAGGGCTGA
- a CDS encoding class I SAM-dependent methyltransferase, with protein MSKPTRWVTETKPGHSQWYIDRFRRLAAEGADLAGEARLLDALVPPGARILDAGSGTGRVGAALAARGHAVVGVDADPALVEAARADHPGPRWLVGDLAVLDLAAQDEAEPFDAAVIAGNVMAFVAPGTERAVLTRVAAHVRPDGIVVVGFGTDRGYPLTDFDADAVAAGLRLEHRFATWDLRPWRDDAGFAISVLRRPAG; from the coding sequence ATGAGCAAGCCGACCCGTTGGGTGACCGAGACGAAGCCCGGGCACTCGCAGTGGTACATCGACCGGTTCCGCCGCCTCGCCGCCGAGGGGGCGGACCTGGCCGGTGAGGCGCGCCTGCTGGACGCGCTGGTGCCGCCGGGCGCCCGCATCCTGGACGCGGGCAGCGGCACCGGGCGGGTGGGCGCCGCGCTGGCCGCCCGGGGACACGCCGTGGTCGGGGTCGACGCCGACCCGGCGCTGGTGGAGGCCGCCCGCGCCGACCACCCCGGGCCGCGCTGGCTGGTCGGCGACCTGGCCGTGCTGGACCTCGCCGCTCAGGACGAGGCGGAGCCCTTCGACGCGGCGGTGATCGCCGGCAACGTGATGGCGTTCGTCGCACCCGGCACCGAACGGGCGGTGCTGACCCGGGTCGCCGCCCACGTCCGCCCGGACGGCATCGTGGTGGTCGGCTTCGGTACCGACCGGGGCTATCCGCTGACCGACTTCGACGCCGACGCGGTCGCCGCCGGGCTGCGGCTGGAGCACCGCTTCGCCACCTGGGACCTGCGCCCGTGGCGGGACGATGCCGGCTTCGCGATCAGCGTCCTGCGCCGCCCGGCCGGCTGA
- a CDS encoding carbohydrate ABC transporter permease, protein MTTTAPEAGRSPARERPGPRRRPLTLRRRESRAGLALVAPTLLVVLAVIGIPIVWTVVLAFQRVRLATLRRTGLVGEFTLANFDRVLHTPGFADTLWTTLLYSLGGTFGSIVIGLVAALVVRRPFRGRTMVRASMLLPYVAPVVAVAFVWQVMLDPQLGVVNAWGQRFLGWDAPIPFLSQDSTALWTVIAFEAWRYFPFAFLFLLARLQAVPGDLEEAARVDGATPTQRFRHILLPQLMPVIALLAVLRFIMTFNKFDDVYLLTGGSAGTEVVSVRVYQFLTARTDVGAAAAQAVVLAVVLIAFVAIYLRFFTARREA, encoded by the coding sequence TTGACCACCACCGCGCCGGAGGCCGGCCGCTCCCCCGCCCGGGAGCGGCCCGGCCCCCGGCGCCGACCACTGACCCTGCGCCGCCGCGAGTCCCGCGCCGGGCTCGCGCTGGTCGCCCCGACCCTGCTCGTGGTGCTCGCGGTGATCGGCATCCCGATCGTCTGGACCGTGGTGCTGGCCTTCCAACGGGTACGCCTGGCGACCCTGCGCAGGACCGGGCTCGTCGGCGAGTTCACCCTGGCCAACTTCGACCGGGTGCTGCACACCCCCGGGTTCGCCGACACGCTCTGGACCACCCTGCTCTACAGCCTCGGCGGGACCTTCGGTTCGATCGTGATCGGCCTGGTCGCCGCGCTGGTCGTTCGCCGGCCGTTCCGGGGACGCACGATGGTCCGGGCGTCGATGCTGCTGCCGTACGTGGCGCCGGTGGTCGCGGTGGCCTTCGTCTGGCAGGTGATGCTCGACCCGCAGCTCGGCGTCGTCAACGCCTGGGGGCAGCGGTTCCTCGGCTGGGACGCGCCGATCCCGTTCCTCTCCCAGGACTCGACCGCGCTGTGGACGGTGATCGCGTTCGAGGCGTGGCGGTACTTCCCGTTCGCGTTCCTGTTCCTGCTCGCCCGGTTGCAGGCGGTCCCCGGGGACCTGGAGGAGGCGGCGCGGGTCGACGGGGCCACCCCGACCCAGCGCTTCCGGCACATCCTGCTGCCCCAGCTGATGCCGGTGATCGCGCTGCTGGCGGTGCTCCGGTTCATCATGACCTTCAACAAGTTCGACGACGTCTACCTGCTCACCGGCGGTTCAGCCGGCACCGAGGTGGTCAGCGTCCGGGTCTACCAGTTCCTCACGGCGCGTACCGACGTCGGCGCGGCGGCCGCCCAGGCGGTCGTGCTGGCCGTGGTGCTGATCGCGTTCGTCGCGATCTACCTGCGCTTCTTCACCGCACGTAGGGAGGCGTGA
- a CDS encoding phosphatase PAP2 family protein, which produces MRATTVDGDRSASRRLARLLTEVLAPGVLATALPLVAAARVSDGPGDLLVWGGTALLFCAVIPVGVIVHGVRRGRLTDRHIGDRTQRARPLLTGLASVAVGIALLAALHAPAELFAVIVVIFVVGAAVTVVNHWWKLSVHAAVIAASATVLVLLFGPALHTAWLLVAAVAWSRVRLRDHTWPQVLAGAAAGVPLAAGTFLALT; this is translated from the coding sequence GTGCGCGCGACCACGGTGGACGGGGACCGGTCGGCCAGCCGACGGCTGGCCCGCCTGCTCACCGAGGTGCTCGCGCCGGGCGTCCTGGCCACCGCCCTGCCGCTGGTGGCGGCCGCCCGGGTCAGCGACGGCCCGGGCGACCTCCTGGTGTGGGGCGGCACCGCGCTGCTCTTCTGCGCGGTCATCCCGGTCGGCGTGATCGTCCACGGGGTGCGCCGCGGCAGACTGACCGACCGGCACATCGGCGACCGCACCCAGCGGGCCCGACCGCTGCTGACCGGCCTGGCCTCGGTGGCGGTCGGGATCGCGCTGCTGGCCGCGCTGCACGCCCCGGCGGAGCTGTTCGCCGTCATCGTCGTGATCTTCGTGGTCGGCGCGGCGGTCACCGTGGTCAACCACTGGTGGAAGCTGAGCGTGCACGCGGCGGTGATCGCCGCCTCCGCCACCGTGCTGGTGCTGCTCTTCGGTCCGGCCCTGCACACGGCCTGGCTGCTGGTGGCCGCGGTCGCCTGGTCCCGGGTACGGCTGCGCGACCACACCTGGCCGCAGGTGCTGGCAGGGGCCGCCGCCGGGGTTCCACTCGCCGCCGGCACGTTCCTCGCGCTGACCTAA